A window from Corynebacterium urogenitale encodes these proteins:
- a CDS encoding PDDEXK family nuclease: MDATTWEQLPRTTQHRARIAAQGLAAPRLITAGASAAALLGLPLENFADRYALEFGRFNSSGPRRTHSASTTRLLSPHHKKHLGTVPAPTIATIDTRHYQELWHPDTPITLRRLLITSPLITCLDLVRWHSLDCGVMALDHGLRNKTFTHADLLDCAKQLRRARGSQRIQQAVRLATPWSESPMESRTKVGMWRRGFPIPLQQVEFYDPSNAFIGRADFYFPSHALVVEYDGKGKYEGEYGIDRESAQLAEYFRQRSLHDGGASIVRLTADANSIEAGLDRIDRRLNQTHASGHLSDLYYRAAGPAWQE; the protein is encoded by the coding sequence ATGGATGCGACTACATGGGAACAGCTCCCACGCACGACCCAGCACCGAGCTAGGATCGCGGCGCAAGGACTCGCAGCTCCACGACTCATCACGGCTGGGGCCTCCGCCGCAGCGCTTCTGGGGCTCCCCTTGGAGAATTTCGCAGACCGCTACGCTCTGGAATTCGGGCGCTTCAACAGCAGTGGCCCACGCCGTACCCATAGCGCCAGCACCACTCGCCTGCTCAGCCCCCACCATAAGAAGCACCTCGGCACGGTGCCGGCCCCCACCATCGCAACCATCGATACCCGCCACTATCAGGAATTATGGCACCCAGACACACCCATCACCCTCCGCCGGTTACTCATCACATCGCCACTGATTACCTGCCTGGATCTTGTGCGTTGGCATTCCCTTGATTGTGGCGTGATGGCACTCGACCACGGGCTGCGGAATAAGACTTTCACTCACGCCGACCTGCTCGACTGCGCGAAGCAGCTCAGACGTGCACGCGGTTCCCAGCGGATCCAACAGGCCGTGCGCCTAGCGACCCCGTGGTCGGAAAGCCCCATGGAATCCCGCACGAAAGTCGGCATGTGGCGCCGCGGCTTCCCCATTCCGTTGCAGCAGGTCGAGTTTTATGATCCCAGCAATGCGTTCATCGGCCGCGCCGATTTCTATTTCCCCAGTCACGCCCTCGTCGTCGAGTACGACGGCAAGGGCAAGTACGAAGGCGAGTACGGCATCGACCGGGAAAGCGCCCAGCTCGCCGAGTATTTCCGACAGCGCAGTCTTCATGATGGCGGTGCCTCCATCGTGCGACTCACCGCTGATGCCAACAGTATCGAGGCCGGCCTGGACCGCATAGACCGCCGGCTCAACCAAACGCACGCGTCTGGTCACCTCTCCGACCTCTACTATCGAGCAGCTGGCCCTGCATGGCAGGAGTAG
- a CDS encoding carboxymuconolactone decarboxylase family protein, which translates to MCDSLPLDEVTPGAYRALLDLLRVSRSTSRRAQLPADIRELVCVRASQLNGCNVCLDVHIPLAVRAGVAREKLAALEKRRDPPANGAVQWTEAEVAALDLAERLTLTADPRWGNKTELAQAVARAAEVFSREQIAALEWTVVTINSFNRVSILGDL; encoded by the coding sequence ATGTGTGATTCTTTACCGTTGGATGAGGTCACCCCGGGTGCTTATAGGGCGTTGTTGGATCTCCTTCGTGTTTCCCGTTCGACGTCACGACGGGCGCAATTGCCAGCCGATATTCGCGAGCTCGTGTGTGTTCGTGCGTCACAGTTGAATGGGTGCAACGTGTGCTTGGACGTGCACATTCCACTGGCTGTGCGCGCTGGGGTGGCCCGGGAGAAGCTCGCTGCGCTGGAGAAGAGGCGCGATCCTCCAGCGAACGGTGCCGTGCAGTGGACTGAGGCGGAAGTTGCGGCGCTGGACCTCGCCGAGCGACTCACGCTGACAGCTGACCCCCGGTGGGGTAACAAGACCGAGCTGGCCCAAGCGGTGGCGCGAGCGGCGGAAGTGTTCTCGCGGGAGCAGATCGCAGCACTGGAGTGGACCGTCGTCACCATTAATTCCTTCAATCGAGTGTCTATCCTCGGAGACTTGTAA
- a CDS encoding nucleoside deaminase encodes MSSDCGVGGGSLIGRGLPRERAAVEAEAWMRRALDVAAQTPAGDIPVGAVVFGPDGRELGCGTNRREADADPAGHAEVAAIRAAARELGDAWRLEECTLVVTLEPCAMCAGLALGARVGRIIYGACEPKTGACGSVWDLPREAPLHKAEVLGGVLREDCVALLKDFFSTLRT; translated from the coding sequence ATGAGTAGCGACTGTGGCGTGGGCGGGGGCTCACTGATCGGTCGGGGGTTGCCGCGTGAGCGGGCGGCTGTTGAAGCCGAGGCGTGGATGCGGCGTGCGCTGGACGTGGCGGCGCAGACACCGGCGGGGGATATTCCCGTTGGCGCGGTCGTCTTTGGACCGGACGGAAGGGAATTGGGCTGTGGCACGAATCGGCGTGAAGCGGATGCCGATCCTGCAGGGCACGCGGAGGTGGCGGCGATCCGGGCGGCTGCCCGCGAGTTAGGCGATGCATGGCGGCTGGAGGAGTGCACGCTGGTAGTGACGCTGGAGCCGTGTGCCATGTGCGCGGGCTTGGCGCTCGGGGCGCGCGTGGGGCGGATTATTTATGGGGCATGTGAGCCGAAAACTGGTGCGTGCGGCAGTGTGTGGGACTTGCCGCGCGAGGCCCCGCTGCACAAAGCAGAGGTTCTGGGTGGAGTGCTGCGCGAGGACTGCGTGGCCTTGCTGAAGGACTTTTTCTCCACTTTGCGTACATAG
- a CDS encoding tRNA adenosine deaminase-associated protein codes for MSTIDSWDQPSFAALAQSHDAGWDVRLLPSRTLLGLDDLIARVRDGRSEGAVVGLACVEDDWIALVRPVPGGVRLLLSDATAALDYDLAADILEELDVDQPDEEDADSDDPWPEGDFALLEDLGASEQVLSVILDDEEIYGAAQLLRVADELGFAEELAEAAGLDLDFYLMTDGDYE; via the coding sequence ATGAGCACGATCGATAGTTGGGATCAGCCGTCTTTCGCGGCGCTGGCGCAGAGCCACGATGCTGGGTGGGATGTCCGCCTGCTGCCTTCGCGCACGTTGTTGGGGTTGGATGATCTGATCGCGCGCGTCCGCGATGGCCGTAGTGAGGGTGCGGTCGTGGGGTTGGCCTGTGTGGAGGATGACTGGATTGCCCTTGTCCGTCCCGTTCCGGGTGGGGTGCGTCTCCTTTTGTCCGACGCCACCGCGGCCCTTGATTACGATCTTGCCGCGGATATTTTGGAGGAGCTCGATGTGGATCAGCCGGATGAGGAGGATGCTGATTCCGATGATCCGTGGCCCGAGGGGGATTTCGCGTTGCTGGAGGACCTGGGCGCTTCTGAGCAGGTGTTGAGTGTGATCTTGGACGATGAGGAGATCTACGGGGCAGCGCAGTTGCTGCGCGTGGCCGATGAGCTGGGGTTTGCGGAGGAGTTGGCGGAGGCCGCTGGGCTGGACCTGGACTTCTACCTGATGACTGATGGGGACTATGAGTAG
- a CDS encoding prephenate dehydrogenase yields MTENLPHDKRPVCILGLGLIGGSLMRDLATAGRAVYGWNRSAETVEVAAGDGFDVTSDLPEVLRRAEADDALVVLGVPMPALGFLLDAIAEHAPSVFFTDVTSVKAEVHALVEEHGLSGRFVGGHPMAGTADSGWSATMTGLFKGAVWVVTYDNAVELDGDPSSAEYMAAERWLDAWSRVVAMARHTGADVVVARARKHDSAVARISHLPHVLAETLAVAGDNGGPLALTLAASSFRDGTRVAGTSPDLVRAMCENNREALVTALDESIALLQQARDGLARESADLKSLAEEGFAARGRFEARAGRNKGDLTNRPVMRVQPGAKGWLEQLRSAEYMGAQISVF; encoded by the coding sequence GTGACTGAGAATCTTCCACACGACAAGCGCCCCGTGTGCATTCTGGGGCTGGGACTCATCGGCGGCTCCCTCATGCGCGACCTCGCTACCGCCGGAAGAGCTGTGTACGGCTGGAACCGCAGCGCCGAGACGGTCGAGGTTGCCGCTGGCGACGGCTTCGACGTGACCAGCGACCTGCCGGAGGTGCTGCGCCGCGCGGAGGCGGACGATGCGCTGGTGGTGCTGGGAGTGCCGATGCCCGCGCTCGGTTTTCTGTTGGACGCCATCGCCGAGCACGCGCCCTCCGTCTTCTTTACCGACGTCACCAGTGTCAAAGCCGAAGTACACGCCCTTGTGGAAGAGCATGGTTTGAGCGGGCGGTTCGTCGGTGGACATCCGATGGCAGGAACTGCGGATTCGGGCTGGTCGGCGACCATGACAGGGCTGTTCAAAGGTGCCGTGTGGGTGGTGACCTACGACAACGCGGTAGAGCTGGATGGCGACCCATCGAGCGCAGAGTACATGGCCGCAGAGCGCTGGCTCGATGCGTGGTCCCGCGTGGTTGCGATGGCGCGGCACACGGGGGCGGATGTGGTTGTTGCGCGAGCCCGGAAGCACGATAGTGCGGTGGCACGGATTTCTCACCTGCCGCACGTGCTAGCGGAGACGCTGGCGGTCGCTGGCGATAATGGCGGGCCACTGGCGCTGACTTTGGCCGCTAGTAGCTTCCGCGACGGCACCCGCGTAGCGGGAACCTCGCCGGACTTGGTGCGCGCGATGTGTGAGAACAACCGAGAGGCGCTGGTTACTGCGCTGGACGAGAGTATCGCTTTGCTGCAGCAGGCGAGGGATGGTTTGGCGCGCGAGAGTGCGGACTTGAAATCGCTGGCGGAGGAGGGTTTCGCTGCGCGCGGACGGTTCGAGGCGCGGGCTGGCCGCAATAAGGGTGATCTGACGAACCGACCGGTCATGCGGGTGCAGCCCGGCGCGAAGGGCTGGTTGGAGCAGTTGCGTTCCGCCGAGTACATGGGGGCTCAGATCAGCGTGTTCTAG
- a CDS encoding DoxX family protein yields MSFAGVSHLTFARDEFQAQVPSWLPVNKDLVVLGSGVAEVALGASLLTLPKQRRLTGTALAAFYTAIFPGNIAQYAERNNAFGLDTDNKRLGRLFGQPALIAAALWSAGFPKR; encoded by the coding sequence ATGAGCTTTGCGGGCGTCAGCCACCTGACGTTCGCCCGCGATGAATTTCAGGCCCAGGTCCCTAGCTGGCTGCCTGTGAACAAGGATCTCGTCGTCCTGGGCTCCGGCGTCGCGGAGGTTGCTCTCGGCGCATCACTCCTGACACTTCCAAAGCAGCGTCGCCTGACCGGCACGGCGCTCGCCGCCTTTTACACCGCTATCTTCCCGGGAAATATCGCACAATACGCCGAGCGTAATAATGCCTTCGGACTCGACACCGATAACAAGCGCCTCGGCCGCCTATTCGGTCAGCCCGCCCTCATCGCAGCCGCCCTGTGGAGCGCTGGCTTCCCCAAGCGCTAA
- the hisC gene encoding histidinol-phosphate transaminase, which translates to MVRSDLSSLPAYVPGATVPGALKLASNETSQGPLPSVLSLINDATSSLNRYPDMAAVDIRATLAEFVAPGNSDEGNNLSWENIAVGNGSSALCQQAIQATCEQGDEVVFAWRSFEAYPILTRIAGAVPVPVPLDADLRHDLDAMAAAITDRTRLVFVCNPNNPTGTTITSEEFADFMAKVPERVHVVLDEAYLEYDRSGDGPLAPYLNLAQALATYSNLAVCRTFSKAYGLAGLRLGYMVGHAEFIEAINKVGIPFGVNALAQAAGVASLKAQGELLERVAATVEQRTRVLTALGEQAPDLRVESQANFVWLPVGDKAGELDAALKNEGIITRCFAGEGVRITITTEEEISRLLPALDKALAATGLKH; encoded by the coding sequence ATGGTTCGCTCAGATCTCAGCTCCCTCCCCGCCTACGTGCCCGGCGCCACCGTCCCCGGTGCATTGAAGCTCGCCTCCAACGAAACAAGCCAAGGCCCGCTACCCTCCGTCCTCTCCCTCATCAACGACGCCACCAGCAGCCTCAACCGCTATCCCGACATGGCTGCAGTGGACATCCGGGCAACACTCGCCGAGTTCGTAGCCCCAGGGAACTCTGACGAAGGCAACAACCTGAGCTGGGAAAACATCGCCGTGGGCAACGGCTCCTCCGCCCTGTGCCAGCAAGCAATTCAAGCCACCTGTGAGCAGGGCGATGAGGTCGTGTTCGCGTGGCGCAGCTTCGAGGCCTACCCCATCCTCACCCGCATCGCCGGTGCTGTGCCCGTGCCAGTGCCACTGGATGCGGACCTACGCCACGACCTCGACGCGATGGCCGCCGCGATCACCGACCGCACCCGGCTGGTGTTCGTCTGCAACCCAAACAACCCGACCGGCACCACCATCACCAGCGAAGAATTCGCGGACTTCATGGCCAAGGTTCCGGAGCGCGTGCACGTCGTTCTCGACGAGGCCTACCTGGAATACGACCGCTCCGGGGACGGACCGCTGGCACCATACTTAAACCTGGCGCAAGCCCTGGCCACATACTCGAACCTGGCCGTATGCAGGACTTTCTCCAAAGCCTACGGACTCGCCGGGCTGCGTCTGGGATACATGGTTGGCCACGCAGAGTTCATCGAGGCAATCAACAAGGTCGGCATTCCCTTCGGCGTGAACGCGCTCGCGCAGGCGGCAGGGGTGGCGTCGTTGAAAGCCCAAGGCGAGTTGCTGGAGCGGGTGGCGGCAACGGTCGAGCAACGCACGCGAGTCCTCACCGCGCTGGGCGAACAGGCGCCCGACCTGCGCGTGGAATCGCAGGCCAACTTCGTGTGGCTGCCCGTGGGCGATAAGGCCGGGGAGCTGGATGCTGCGCTGAAGAATGAGGGCATCATCACCCGCTGCTTTGCCGGTGAAGGAGTGCGCATCACGATCACCACCGAGGAGGAAATCTCCCGGCTGCTGCCAGCCCTAGACAAGGCGCTTGCCGCAACCGGGCTGAAGCACTAA
- a CDS encoding DDE-type integrase/transposase/recombinase, with amino-acid sequence METSTLSPKNGTHISQRYRSQTDRRRQAGRKDLVHDFYADAPNQRLGTDITEFQCADGKVFFSPMIDFHDNMPIAYTCATRPAALLTNTMLEAGLEQIQPGQRPELHTDRGWHYRHIDWVDRLTDISHDRQQCTHCTEENPCDNACLMVPSLSRLGNSGDNARVEGFFGTIKRELHASGIRPEKHTTEEFMKYLDDYLDWFVFDRLTTGPDGQYTTLAKQRNIAKTT; translated from the coding sequence TTGGAGACATCGACACTGTCACCAAAAAATGGCACCCACATCTCGCAAAGATATCGTTCGCAGACGGATCGTCGCAGGCAGGCGGGCAGGAAGGATCTGGTACACGATTTCTATGCCGATGCGCCAAACCAAAGACTCGGCACCGATATCACCGAGTTTCAATGCGCTGACGGCAAAGTCTTTTTTAGCCCGATGATCGACTTCCACGACAACATGCCCATCGCGTACACCTGCGCAACGCGACCAGCGGCGTTGCTGACCAACACGATGCTTGAAGCTGGGCTCGAGCAAATACAACCAGGACAACGCCCCGAACTGCACACCGACCGTGGCTGGCACTACCGCCACATCGATTGGGTTGACCGACTGACTGATATCAGTCACGACAGGCAACAATGCACACATTGCACAGAGGAGAACCCGTGCGATAACGCCTGTTTGATGGTGCCGTCCCTATCCCGGCTCGGCAACAGTGGCGACAACGCCCGAGTAGAAGGGTTCTTCGGCACCATCAAGCGCGAACTTCACGCCAGTGGAATTCGCCCCGAAAAGCACACAACCGAGGAGTTTATGAAGTATCTTGACGACTATCTGGACTGGTTCGTCTTTGACAGACTCACCACCGGACCAGACGGGCAATACACAACCCTGGCTAAACAACGAAACATAGCCAAAACGACCTAG
- a CDS encoding DNA glycosylase AlkZ-like family protein encodes MVSRPLARARLHAQGLVGQRWSTPAEAVGAFGLMQGQERTVFSSVALRTGGDIAAVRASLDAGELVRSYPMRGTVFLGLASEMRWMTELLAKPGPEQLAARAAQAGITRAQLDAIGEKVVDEGQADSEAYRRIVASVVPDPTNAAVYRSRKYLLTSGVLAYVGSRQVLAPAPDAPGLEEAFNGEHQAAVDEVVCRYVTTRGPVTEADVRWWSKLPVREVRAALSRLPEVDGLYLPLDDLPANPASAFRKPLLLPAFDEYILGYKDRLFAMTEAMHDHLVPGNMGVFRKAVVVDGVVSASWSGAGGRLAVADVAGVPKYALPGIERAFRAFPF; translated from the coding sequence GTGGTCTCGCGCCCCCTAGCCCGCGCGCGGCTGCATGCGCAGGGGCTGGTCGGACAGCGTTGGTCAACGCCAGCCGAGGCAGTCGGCGCGTTCGGGCTCATGCAGGGCCAAGAGCGAACCGTGTTCTCGTCGGTGGCGTTGCGCACCGGCGGGGACATCGCCGCGGTGCGCGCCAGTCTGGACGCTGGGGAGCTGGTGCGCTCGTACCCCATGCGCGGCACCGTGTTCTTGGGCCTCGCCAGCGAGATGCGCTGGATGACCGAGCTGTTAGCCAAGCCCGGCCCGGAGCAGCTCGCCGCCCGCGCGGCGCAGGCGGGCATCACGCGGGCCCAGCTCGACGCGATCGGGGAGAAGGTGGTGGACGAAGGCCAGGCCGACAGCGAGGCCTACCGGCGCATCGTCGCCAGCGTGGTGCCTGATCCCACGAACGCCGCGGTGTACCGGTCGCGGAAGTACCTGCTCACCTCCGGCGTGCTCGCGTACGTGGGGTCGCGGCAGGTGCTCGCGCCCGCACCCGACGCGCCCGGTCTGGAGGAGGCGTTCAACGGCGAGCACCAGGCGGCTGTCGACGAGGTGGTGTGCCGCTACGTCACCACCCGCGGGCCCGTAACGGAAGCGGACGTGCGGTGGTGGTCCAAGCTGCCCGTGCGCGAGGTCCGCGCCGCACTGTCGCGGTTACCCGAGGTGGACGGGCTGTATCTGCCTCTCGACGACCTCCCGGCCAACCCCGCCTCGGCATTCCGCAAGCCACTGCTGCTGCCCGCCTTCGACGAATACATCCTGGGCTACAAGGACCGTCTGTTCGCCATGACGGAGGCGATGCACGACCACCTCGTGCCCGGGAACATGGGAGTTTTCCGCAAAGCGGTTGTGGTGGACGGGGTGGTGAGTGCGTCGTGGTCCGGTGCCGGCGGGCGTCTCGCGGTGGCCGACGTCGCGGGCGTGCCAAAGTACGCGCTGCCCGGCATCGAGCGCGCGTTTCGGGCGTTCCCGTTCTAG
- a CDS encoding N-formylglutamate amidohydrolase — MNFTVHEGSNDCPVIVHVPHASREIPAEVAADFIATDEQIAQELDRVTDDYTDTLAAAAAAQSGCAPWMIVNNLSRLVADPGRFSNERESMDATGRGAIFLKLGDGNPLRPLDMDVADLKAQYYFPYADAVSKLVRGRIQDCGCAVIVDVHSYNNQPEEYRIHPGKLLPDVCIGTHSVHTPAVLADEADRAFTAAGFSVERNTPFAGAYVPVDYDKNTSVLAVMFEVRKDLLEADDSRVRVEGALAEVIRKAVEISRTDMGRPL; from the coding sequence ATGAACTTCACCGTCCACGAGGGGAGTAACGACTGCCCCGTCATCGTCCACGTGCCGCACGCCTCGCGTGAGATCCCGGCGGAGGTGGCGGCCGATTTCATCGCCACCGACGAGCAGATCGCGCAGGAGCTCGACCGCGTCACCGACGACTACACCGACACGCTCGCCGCGGCCGCCGCTGCGCAGTCCGGGTGCGCGCCGTGGATGATTGTGAATAACCTCTCGCGCCTCGTGGCGGACCCTGGGCGGTTTTCCAACGAGCGCGAATCCATGGACGCCACCGGCCGCGGCGCGATCTTTCTCAAACTCGGCGACGGCAACCCGCTGCGTCCGTTGGACATGGACGTCGCGGACCTGAAGGCGCAGTACTACTTCCCGTACGCCGACGCGGTGTCCAAACTCGTGCGCGGGCGTATCCAGGACTGCGGCTGCGCGGTGATCGTGGACGTGCACTCGTACAACAACCAGCCGGAGGAGTACCGCATACACCCGGGCAAGCTGCTGCCGGACGTCTGCATCGGCACCCACTCCGTGCACACGCCCGCCGTACTTGCCGACGAAGCGGACCGCGCGTTTACCGCCGCCGGCTTTTCCGTGGAACGCAACACACCGTTTGCAGGGGCGTACGTGCCGGTGGATTACGACAAGAACACCTCCGTGCTGGCTGTGATGTTCGAGGTGCGCAAGGACCTCCTCGAGGCCGACGATTCGCGGGTACGCGTGGAAGGCGCGCTGGCGGAGGTGATCCGCAAGGCCGTGGAGATTTCGCGCACCGACATGGGCCGCCCGCTCTAG
- a CDS encoding glycosyltransferase, which yields MIGIYAHHHGSGHMHRSRAIQRELRAMGYECEILSTAGGDVPLVDDASDAPRELRSGRAMTAGGTLHYAPYGSPQIASRFAQIAKWVADNQPEAFYVDVSNEVAAFVRLMGIPVVVHAMPGARGDAPHQLAYAQADAIVAAWPDWVPVPEHLRAHADRLHAVGGISRLTPREGVQRDPHHVVVMAGLGGSTWSPEDWAAVEAACPEYRFTFLGGDNHVDDPTELLQSAGIAVTAGGQNSVADLAATDTPAVILPQPRPFAEQKLGAKVLDGLATVRNAFPAPEEWPELLRRRDTNWARWQTEGAARRAAEVIAGVAEHPGQPAICVVTLADANRRDHLTHQVNLMPMGVDHITVALADAEVLTKAVPESHVVAGPANLAAARNLGARTAIERGAEVLVFLDADCLASDALVPRYVSALKQHPDAVVAGPVTYLSEGEMRVTDPDPHPARPNPAPGELVDAENYALFWSLSFALTAETWGRIEREFGGFDPSYEGYGGEDTDFARELERHRIPLVWVGGAHAYHQWHPVSSPPWEHIEDIVANANRFHAKWGQFPMEGWLEAFEAEGGVVKQEAPERYILRDYELHRPRGE from the coding sequence ATGATCGGGATCTACGCCCACCACCACGGCTCGGGCCACATGCACCGCAGCCGCGCGATCCAGCGCGAGCTGCGCGCGATGGGCTACGAGTGCGAGATTCTCTCCACTGCCGGCGGGGACGTGCCGCTTGTCGACGACGCCAGCGACGCCCCCCGGGAACTGCGCAGCGGCCGCGCCATGACCGCCGGCGGCACGCTGCACTACGCGCCCTACGGGTCACCGCAGATCGCGTCGCGGTTCGCGCAGATTGCCAAGTGGGTGGCGGACAACCAGCCGGAGGCGTTCTACGTAGACGTGTCCAACGAGGTCGCGGCCTTCGTGCGGCTGATGGGTATCCCGGTGGTGGTGCACGCCATGCCCGGCGCGCGCGGGGATGCCCCGCACCAGCTCGCGTACGCGCAGGCCGACGCGATCGTCGCCGCGTGGCCGGACTGGGTGCCGGTGCCCGAGCACCTGCGCGCGCACGCCGACCGGCTGCACGCGGTGGGCGGGATCTCGCGGCTGACCCCGCGCGAGGGAGTGCAGCGCGACCCGCATCACGTTGTGGTGATGGCCGGGCTGGGCGGCTCGACCTGGTCGCCAGAAGACTGGGCGGCGGTTGAGGCCGCCTGCCCCGAGTACCGGTTCACCTTCCTCGGCGGCGATAACCACGTCGACGACCCGACGGAGCTCTTGCAGTCCGCCGGCATCGCGGTGACGGCGGGCGGGCAAAACTCGGTGGCGGACCTGGCCGCCACCGACACCCCCGCGGTGATCCTGCCGCAGCCACGGCCGTTTGCGGAGCAGAAGCTCGGGGCGAAGGTGCTCGACGGCCTCGCGACGGTGCGAAACGCCTTCCCCGCACCAGAAGAGTGGCCCGAGCTGCTGCGCCGCCGCGACACCAACTGGGCCCGGTGGCAGACCGAGGGCGCGGCGCGCCGGGCCGCCGAGGTCATCGCGGGCGTGGCGGAACACCCAGGCCAGCCCGCGATCTGCGTGGTCACCCTCGCCGACGCGAACCGCAGGGACCATCTCACCCACCAGGTCAACCTCATGCCGATGGGGGTGGACCACATCACCGTGGCGCTCGCGGACGCCGAGGTGCTGACCAAGGCCGTGCCGGAGAGCCACGTGGTGGCGGGGCCAGCCAACCTGGCGGCGGCGCGCAACCTCGGGGCCCGCACCGCCATCGAGCGTGGAGCGGAAGTGCTGGTGTTCCTGGACGCTGACTGCCTCGCCTCCGACGCGCTGGTGCCGCGCTACGTCTCGGCGCTCAAGCAGCACCCCGACGCGGTCGTCGCCGGGCCGGTGACGTACCTGTCGGAAGGCGAAATGCGCGTCACTGACCCCGACCCGCACCCGGCGCGGCCAAACCCGGCCCCGGGCGAGCTCGTGGACGCCGAGAACTACGCCCTGTTCTGGTCGCTGTCGTTTGCGCTCACCGCCGAGACCTGGGGGCGCATCGAGCGCGAGTTCGGCGGCTTCGACCCCAGCTACGAGGGCTACGGCGGGGAGGACACCGACTTCGCTCGCGAGCTGGAACGCCACCGCATCCCGCTAGTGTGGGTCGGCGGCGCCCACGCCTACCACCAGTGGCACCCGGTGTCGTCGCCGCCGTGGGAACACATCGAAGACATCGTCGCCAACGCCAACCGGTTCCACGCCAAGTGGGGGCAGTTCCCGATGGAGGGCTGGCTCGAGGCGTTCGAGGCCGAAGGTGGCGTCGTCAAGCAGGAAGCTCCCGAGCGCTATATCCTGCGGGACTATGAACTTCACCGTCCACGAGGGGAGTAA